From the genome of Streptomyces sp. NBC_00523:
TGACCGTGGCCTCGCTGATGAACAGGGCGCGGGCGATCTCGCGGTTGCCGAGGCCCCGGGAGAGCTGGCCGAGGATGTCGCGTTCGCGGTCGGTGAGGGTGTGGCGGGGTGCGCGCATGCGGGCCATCACGCGGCTGGCGACGGGCGGGGAGAGCGTGGTGCGGCCCTGGGCGGCGGAGCGGATCGCGGCGAACAGCTCCTCGGGGCGTTCGGCCTTGAGCAGGTAGCCGGTGGCGCCCGCCTCGATGGCGCGCGTGATGTCGGCGTCGGTGTCGTACGTGGTGAGGACGAGGACGTGGGTGCCGGGCCCGGCCGCGATGCGACGGGTAGCTTCGACGCCGTCGATGCCGCTGCCCAGCTGGAGGTCCATCAGGACGACGTCCGGGGTGAGCCGGGTGGCGAGCGCGACGGCCTCCTCGCCGCTGCCCGCCTCGCCGATGACCTCGATGTCGGGCTCGCTGCCGAGGAGGGCG
Proteins encoded in this window:
- a CDS encoding response regulator transcription factor, with protein sequence MSADPTADVTAGPTADRIRILLCDDHAVVRAGLLALLGSEPDIEVIGEAGSGEEAVALATRLTPDVVLMDLQLGSGIDGVEATRRIAAGPGTHVLVLTTYDTDADITRAIEAGATGYLLKAERPEELFAAIRSAAQGRTTLSPPVASRVMARMRAPRHTLTDRERDILGQLSRGLGNREIARALFISEATVKTHLGRIYDKLGVDTRAGAVAVAKEQRLLP